The nucleotide window GATGGGAGAGCGTCGCGCCCACCTCGATGCCCCGGTTCTCGAACGGCATCACGTAGCGGATCTCCGGATGCGAGCCCAGCGCGCGCGTGCGCTCGCCCCAGACCTCGAGGAGGAGATCGACGCGATCGAGCGAGAGGTCGCCGAGGCTCCCTTCCCGGTCCTGCGTGTACACCACGACTTCGCACACTCCGGTCCCGGGACCCGTGGGAACGACCGACGGGGCCGGCGCCGGCGCGCCGAGTCGCAGCGAGGGAAATCGGTTCTCGAACACGGCGACCTCCCAGTCTCCCGCCGGGAGCTCGGTGGGCTCCCCGCCCGGCCTCGTGGGCGCGAGCGGATCGTAGTCGGGCGGAGGAAGGAAGGTCCGGTCCTGCCGGTGCCCCGCGTACGCGACCCACTCCGCGCGAAAGGGATGCCAGCGCACGTGGGGCCGCGCGTCCACGGGGCCTCCCCGCGGCTCGGGCACCTCCGCGGGCGCCGTGAGCGGATGCCGCGCGTAGAGCGCGACGGATCGTCCGTCCGGCTTCCGGAGCTCGAGCCGGTGCGTCACGGGGCCGCCACCTGGTGCTGGCTGCCCGGCTCGCCGCGATCCGTTCGCGCCGCCTGCTCGGCCACCTGGGTCTGACGCGGGAGGCGCGGACCGCGCGTCGCGTCCGCGATCTGTTCCATGGGGAACTTGGGCCTGCGGTCCATCGTGAGGAGCCCGTTCGCCTCCTGATACGTGTCCGTGAACTGCGTGTAGCAGAAGCCCGAGAGCGCGGGGAGACCGCGGACCATCTCGAGGAGCGCGCGGTATCGCGCCGCGAGCTCCTCCGGCGAGTGGACGCAGGAGTACCCCCACCACTGCTGCGGCTCGTCGCAGTACGCGATCCCGCCGAACTCGGTCAGCATCAGAGGCTGCCCCTGGTGCGGATGCCCTTCCAGGGCGAGCACGCGCCCCGCCGGGCGCTCGCGCTGGAAGAGGTGCGGAATGTCCTCGTCCGACCGGTACCGCGAGGCGAGCCGCTCGATGTTGTCGTCGTAATCGTGGATCCCGATGATGTCGGTCGCGCTCGACTCCCATCCGTCGTTGCCGATCACGGGGCGCGACGGATCCAGCGTCTTCGTCAAGCTGTAGAGACCCTGGACGAAGTGGCGCTGCGCGAGCACGTCCGGGAGGTTCGGCACGCCCCAGGATTCGTTGAACGGCACCCAGGCCATGACGCACGGATGGCTGTAGTCGCGACGCAGGACGTCGATCCACTCGCGCGTGACGCGCTCGACGGTCCGGGTCGTGAAGCGATAGGCGCTCGGCATCTCCACCCAGACGAGGAGCCCCTCGCGGTCCGCCCAGTAGTAGTAGCGCGGATCCTCGATCTTCTGGTGCTTGCGCACGCCGTTGAATCCCATCTCCTTCGCGAGGAGCACGTCGCGTCGGAGCGCCTCGTTGCTCGGGGCGGTGAGCCCCGACTCCGGCCAGTATCCCTGGTCCAGCACCAGGCGCAGCGGGTACGGTCGCCCGTTCAGGAGGACCGTGTGGCCCTGGATGCCGATGGAGCGGAGCGCGGTGTAGCTCTCCACCCGGTCGAGCACCTGCCCGTCCGGATCGAGCAGCTCGAGCGTCGCGTCGATGAGCGAGGGCGACTGCGGGCTCCAGAGGAGCGAGTTCCGGTGGTCGTCCACGCCGGGATCGGAGAACGCGATGCGCCGGTTCACCTCTCCGGAGATCACCCGGTACACGTCCTCCGCCAGGGGGACGCCGCGGACCCGGAGATCGACTCTCAGCTTGAGATCCGGCCTCGACCGCCCGCCGAGCCGCGCCTCGAGCCCGATCTCCCAGCGCTCGAGGTTGGGGCACCAGCGCACCTCGTCGATGCGGGTCTGCGGGACGATCTCGAGCCACACCGTCTGCCAGATTCCCGACGTGCGCGGAAACCAGATGGAATGGGGATCGAGCTCCCAGTCCTGCTTTCCCCGCGGCTTCGAGAGATCCTGGGGGTCGTCCTCGGCGCGGACGATGATCGTGAGCGGCCGGTCCCCGTCCAGGTGGGGCGTGAGGTCCGCCGTGAACGGCGTGTAACCGCCTTCGTGGTGGACGACGTCCGACCCGTTCACCCACACCCACGTGTCGTAGTCGACGGCGTTGAAGTGGAGGAGGAGGCGCTCGCCCGGACGGATCGGCGGCGGCTGAATGGTCCGGCGGTACCAGCACACCTCGTGGAAGCCGGTGTCGTGGATGCCGCTCATCCTCGTCTCGGGCGCGAACGGAACCTCGATGACCCGGGTCCACGGAACCTGGCTCAGGCGCGTGATCGTGGCATGGGGCTCGATGCAGAAGTCCCAGGGGCCGTCCAGCGAGATCCAGCCCGGGCGGCGCCGGATCGGCCGGGGATGCAGGGCGGCCTGGTCGCGATCGTCCACCGGGATCAGGCGGTCATCGGTTCCCGTCGAGCCCGGCGGCGCTCGATCGATGCGCGGACGGGCTCCGCCGCGCGGCGCGCCAGGAGGATCTCCCGGGCGGTCTGGGCGGCGTTTCGCCCGGCGATGAATGCGTGGTCCGAGTTGTAGTACTCCCACTCGCTGAACCGCCCCGCGAGCACGATGCCGTGCTCGAGGAGCCACGAGCGGATCCGCGCGACGCGCGCGGCGCGTCCGTGGTCGTACACGACGTACGCGTACGGGAGATCGGCCTGGCACGAGGTCCAGATCGGGTCGTCCGCTCCGATGATGCCGACCTTGCGGCAGTCCTCCACGCAGCGCGCCACGAGCTCGTCCCCGTCGCAGGGAAGCGGCTTGTATTCGGAGTAGGTGATCTCGCAGGTGAGCCCGAATCCTCCCGGAGGATTGCAGTGCGGGCTCGCGTTCCCCTGCACGAAGATGCGGTGGAACACCGTGTCCTCGGGATAGTAGATCCAGTGCTTCTCCGTCAGGCCCGGCCGGCCCACGCCGAGATTCACGCAGCGCACGGAGACATGGCGGAGGCCCTCCGCGGCGGCGCGGATCTCGGGTGGCGCCTCCTCGCCCATCTGCCGCACCAGCGCCGGGAGCGGCATCGTGCTCACGAGGGCCCCGTACGGACGGACGGTGCCGTCGCGCAGCTCGACCAGGCGCCGAAGCGGCGACACCCGCACCACGTCGGCGCGGCGCTCGAGTCTCCCCCGGAGGTGCGGCAGGAACCCGTCCATGAGCGCCTGGAAACCGCCGCGGAGCGGGTAGCCGAAGCGCGCGTTCGGACCCATCGGCTTCGGCACCGGCGAGAGCGCCCCTTCGATCATCTCCTCGAGATTGGGGAGCGGCACACGGCCTCCGAGCCACGACGTCTCCATCTCGGTGAGCGGCACCGCCCAGAGCTTCCGGTTGTACGGGATCGCGAAGTGCTTCGCGATGCCGGAGCCCCACACCTTGTAGATGAACTCCTCGAAGTCACGGGGCTCCGGCCCCGAGGGACCACGCGTCGCGGGCTGGCCGAGAGGCACCTCCGCCTCGAGGATTCCATCGGCGCAGCAGTCCTTCACGCCGCGATCACAGTGGCCGTTCCCGCCGGAGCCGTTCGAGGCATGGCTCGCGCCGTTGGTCCGGCCGGGCGCGGGACCGGCGCCGTTTCCGTTCTTCTTCGGAGCGCCGTGCGCGCCCTCGGCCGCTTCGTGCCGCAGCGAGCCATATCGCGCCTCGACCGCGCCGAGGATGCACTCCTGGATCACCTGCGGCGGAAGGCCGTACAGCGCTCCCTGGAACGGATAGCGCGTGTGAACGCCCTTGCTGTAGATCCACGCCTCGCGCTCCTGCCAGTGGACGTTGTCCCGGAGGAGAAGCAGGTAGAGGTCGTGCACGTAGGGGTCGTTCGAGAACATGATGTGTCCCGCGAGATCGAACGTGAACCCGCCCGAGACCATCGACCGGCAGCATCCGCCCACCCGGTCCTCGCGCTCGAGAAGCAGCGCGTCCGCGCCGAGATGGTAGGCCGCGCTGAGTCCGGTCGGACCCGCGCCCAGGACGACGACCGGGGCGCTCACGCCACCGCTCCGCGGACCGCCACGCGCGCCCCGGCGGGAGCGGCCTCGCGCTGGAGGAGCGTGTCCAGGATGGACGCCATGGCGCGCACCGTGCGGTCCCACGACGTGCGCGAGAGAACTTCCCGCGCCAGCGCCTGACGCTCGCGCCGCTCCGCCCCGGAGGAGGTGAGCGCGCGATCACACGCGCCCACGAAGGAAGCCGCGTCGGCGCCCGTGTAGACGATGTCGCCGTAGGGCTCGACGACGTCCGTGATCGGCGTGCTGACGATGGGACGATCCGCCGCCATGTACTCGAGCACCTTGGTCGGGCTGATGAACTTCGTCGAATCGTTTCGCGCGAACGGCATGAGGCAGACGTCCCATCCCGCGAGATAGTGCGGCAGCTCCGCGTAGGAGCGCTGGCCCAGGTAGTGCAGGTTCGGCCGCTTCGGGAGGGACGCCGGGTCGATCTTCACCACGGGGCCCACCATCACGATCTGCCAGCGCGGCCGGTGGGAGGCGAGCGCGTCGAGAACCCCCAGATCCATCCGCTCGTCGATCACGCCGAAGAAGCCGAGCCTCGGCCGCGGCAGATCCGCCTGGTCGGGAGCGTCCGCGGCACGCTTCGCCTTCGCGAAGTGCCTCGCGTCCACGCTGCTCGGGAGGCAGTGTACGAAGGGATGGCGGTCGCGCTTGGCCCGGTACAGGCTCGGCCCGCCCGTGAACACCGTATCGGCGTGGGCGAGGAGCTCCCGCTCGCGCTCCGGGAGCTCCGGAGGGGCCGAGCGGAACGCCGAGAGCTCGTCCATGCAATCGTAGACGATCGCGCTCGGCTGGAGCGCGCGTGCCACGCGCACCGCCATCGGGGTGTACAGCCACGCGGCGAATCGCGTCCATCCAACTTCCTCGAGAAGGGACCGGAGCGCCGGCAGGAGCTCCGCGTGCTGGTCCGAGCCGAAGCCGGGACCGTCCGCGCGAAGACGCGGCGTGCAAACGCGCAGGTTGGGAGCGACCTCACGAATGTCGAGCTCCGCAGGGCCCTCGCCTACCACGGGCTCCTCCACGAACAGGATGGACCTTCGCCGCGCGAGGCGCGTCATGACGTGATGGGGCCGCTGGAACACCGAGTTCCAGCGCAGGTGGGAAAACGCGAGAAGTGGGGCGCGGTTCATCCGTGAGCCTCCCGGCGCGTGGTGCGCGATCGTTGCCTGGAGCGAGTGTGAGACGATTCGAATCGCGTCGGATTTTGCAGCTTCCATGCCACGGCCGAACCGGGACTCGAGGCGCATCAACACGCGAGGTTCCCGTGCGCCCCGCGACCGCGTGTCCCACCCTCAGGACGATGTGAGAGAACCGCTTACAAATTGATGCGCGGTCTTACATCGAGGCGGTATCATGCCCGCGATGCCGCACCGACCGCTTCCCATCGAGCGCCTCTATCTCGCGCACGAGGTCACCGAGCCTTCCTTCGGGGACACCTCGGCGGAGATCTTCTTCGTCCGCCGCGCGGACGCGAGGCGGAGCATCGCGCGCCTCCGCATCGACACCGGCTTCGCCGAGAGCCTGACCACGGAGCCGCGTCCCGCGGGCGGGATCGGATACGGAGGCGGCGTGTTCGCGGTTCGAGGCGCGACGCTCGTCTACGCGGCTTCCGACGGACGGATCCACGCCCTCGATCTCGAGACCGGCGCGCAGCACGCCGTCACGCCCGCGTACGAGGGCGTCGCGGCGCCGTCCTTCTCCCCGTGCGGAACGATGATCGCGTTCCTCTGCGAGCACGGCTCGCGGTGCAACGTTCTCGTCGCGGACGTGGACGGACGCTCGCTCCCGATCAAGGTGACCGACGACCCGTGGTACTCGTTCAACCCGGTCTTCTCCCCGGACGGAGCGCATCTCGCGTGGCAGGAGTGGGACCAGCTCGACATGCCGTGGGACCGGTCGCGGCTCCTGGTGGCGCGTCTCGCGCGTCCCACGGACGCCGCGTCGAGCTGCCGCGAGCTCCTCCCCGTCACGGTCGTGAACACGATCGCGCGTCCGGACACGAGCTACTCCACGCCGCAGTGGAGCCCCGACGGCAAGCACCTCGCCTACGTGACGGACGAGTCGGGCTGGCGCTCGGTGTGGGTGGGCGGCCCTCGGGGCGAGCGCGCGTCGCGCGTCGAGACCGGCGAAGGAGAGATCGGGCTTCCGGACTGGCTCCCGGGCCGGTATTCCTACCGGTGGAGCGACGACGGCAGCGCGATCTACGCGGTGCGAAGCCGGAAGAGCCGCGACACGCTCCTCCGCGTCGCGTGGCCCGCGGGCACGGTCGAGGAGATCGCGTCCGAGGCCGGGGACATCCAGGGTCTCGCGGCGCGCGGGCATTCCCTCGCGTACACCGCGGCGTCCCCGCTCCAGCCGGCGCGTCTCGTGACGCGAATCGCCGAGGGGAAGGGGGAGCGTCCCGGACCCGAGGCGCCGCGCGTCCCCACGATGGTGGGACTCGTCGACCGCGAGTCTCTCTCGAATCCGGATCTCGTCTCGTGGGAGACGAAGGGCGGGGCCGCCTGCTGGGGAATCTTCTATCGCGCCGCGGGTCCCGACGCGGAACGCACGCCCCGCCCGCTCCTCGTCCACATGCACGGGGGCCCCACGTCCCAGGTCCCCTTCACGTGGGTGGGACAGGCCCAGTACTTCGCGACGCGCGGCTGGCACTACCTGATCGTGAATCACCGCGGGGGCACCGGGTACGGTCGCGCCTATCAGGATCTCCTCCGGAACGCGTGGGGCGTCGTGGACCTCGAGGACGCGCGGTCCGGAGCGGAGCACGCGATCCGGACGCTCGGCGCCGATCCGAAGCGCGTCGTCATCACCGGCGGGAGCGCCGGCGGATACGCCACGCTCTGGGCGCTCACGCAGCAGCCCGACTTCTGGACCGCCGGCGTGGCGCTCTGTCCGCTCGCGCACATCTACGACGCCGTCGTCGGAGCGCACCGGTTCGAGCGGCACTACGAGGAGTCGCTCCTGGGCCGCCTTCCCGAGGCGGGACCCGTCTGGGAAGAGCGCTCCCCGATCACGCACGCCCACCGCGTGAAGGCGCCGCTCCTCCTCTTCCACGGGATGGACGACCGCGCCGTGCCCTACCAGCAGTCCGTGGACTTCCGGGACGCGGTGAAGCGGCACGGCGGAACGGTCGAGCTCGTGTCGTACGAGGGAGAGGGGCACGTGTTCGCCAAGGAGGCGACGCGCCGGGACGTGATCGAGCGCATGGAGCGCTTCCTCGAGAAGCACGTCCTCGCGCTGCAGCGCTGAGGCGCTAGAGGAGCTCCGGCGCCTCGACCGCCGCGCCCTCGCGGAACCGCGAAGGCCGGAGCGCCGACACGTCGATCGCGGTGCGCTCGCCCGCGATCATCTCCGCCAGGATCTGCCCCAGCGCGGGCGCGTGCATGACGCCATGGCCCGAGGATCCGTTCACGAGATAGAGATTGGGACACTTCTCCGCCGCGCCCACGATCGCGTGCTTGTCGGGCGTCATCTCGTAGAGGCCCGCCCAGGACGCCGCGCGATCGACCGCGATGCCGCCGAGCGCGGGGACGCGCTCGCGCGCGATCTCGGTCACGCGGTCGATCCACGAGGGATCGACCGTGACGTCGTAGGGCCTTCCCGGCACGCCCGGCGTCGGGAGGAGGAAGAGGACTCTCCCGTCGCGCGCGCGAAAGTGGAATCCGTCGCCCACGTCGATGGTCATCGGCGTCGAGGGGGGGAGGACGTCCGTCGGAACCGTGGCCGCGACCTGGCGGCGGAGCGGCGCGACGGGGAGATCCACTCCGGCCATGGCGGCCACGGACGCCGCCCACGCGCCCGCGGCATTCACCACCGCCTCCACCTGGATCTCACCGCGCGAGGTGGTGACCGCGAGGATCCCCCCGTCCGGGCGGCGAGTCATC belongs to Candidatus Eisenbacteria bacterium and includes:
- a CDS encoding glycoside hydrolase family 2 TIM barrel-domain containing protein, whose product is MDDRDQAALHPRPIRRRPGWISLDGPWDFCIEPHATITRLSQVPWTRVIEVPFAPETRMSGIHDTGFHEVCWYRRTIQPPPIRPGERLLLHFNAVDYDTWVWVNGSDVVHHEGGYTPFTADLTPHLDGDRPLTIIVRAEDDPQDLSKPRGKQDWELDPHSIWFPRTSGIWQTVWLEIVPQTRIDEVRWCPNLERWEIGLEARLGGRSRPDLKLRVDLRVRGVPLAEDVYRVISGEVNRRIAFSDPGVDDHRNSLLWSPQSPSLIDATLELLDPDGQVLDRVESYTALRSIGIQGHTVLLNGRPYPLRLVLDQGYWPESGLTAPSNEALRRDVLLAKEMGFNGVRKHQKIEDPRYYYWADREGLLVWVEMPSAYRFTTRTVERVTREWIDVLRRDYSHPCVMAWVPFNESWGVPNLPDVLAQRHFVQGLYSLTKTLDPSRPVIGNDGWESSATDIIGIHDYDDNIERLASRYRSDEDIPHLFQRERPAGRVLALEGHPHQGQPLMLTEFGGIAYCDEPQQWWGYSCVHSPEELAARYRALLEMVRGLPALSGFCYTQFTDTYQEANGLLTMDRRPKFPMEQIADATRGPRLPRQTQVAEQAARTDRGEPGSQHQVAAP
- a CDS encoding FAD-dependent oxidoreductase, translated to MSAPVVVLGAGPTGLSAAYHLGADALLLEREDRVGGCCRSMVSGGFTFDLAGHIMFSNDPYVHDLYLLLLRDNVHWQEREAWIYSKGVHTRYPFQGALYGLPPQVIQECILGAVEARYGSLRHEAAEGAHGAPKKNGNGAGPAPGRTNGASHASNGSGGNGHCDRGVKDCCADGILEAEVPLGQPATRGPSGPEPRDFEEFIYKVWGSGIAKHFAIPYNRKLWAVPLTEMETSWLGGRVPLPNLEEMIEGALSPVPKPMGPNARFGYPLRGGFQALMDGFLPHLRGRLERRADVVRVSPLRRLVELRDGTVRPYGALVSTMPLPALVRQMGEEAPPEIRAAAEGLRHVSVRCVNLGVGRPGLTEKHWIYYPEDTVFHRIFVQGNASPHCNPPGGFGLTCEITYSEYKPLPCDGDELVARCVEDCRKVGIIGADDPIWTSCQADLPYAYVVYDHGRAARVARIRSWLLEHGIVLAGRFSEWEYYNSDHAFIAGRNAAQTAREILLARRAAEPVRASIERRRARREPMTA
- a CDS encoding glycosyltransferase — its product is MNRAPLLAFSHLRWNSVFQRPHHVMTRLARRRSILFVEEPVVGEGPAELDIREVAPNLRVCTPRLRADGPGFGSDQHAELLPALRSLLEEVGWTRFAAWLYTPMAVRVARALQPSAIVYDCMDELSAFRSAPPELPERERELLAHADTVFTGGPSLYRAKRDRHPFVHCLPSSVDARHFAKAKRAADAPDQADLPRPRLGFFGVIDERMDLGVLDALASHRPRWQIVMVGPVVKIDPASLPKRPNLHYLGQRSYAELPHYLAGWDVCLMPFARNDSTKFISPTKVLEYMAADRPIVSTPITDVVEPYGDIVYTGADAASFVGACDRALTSSGAERRERQALAREVLSRTSWDRTVRAMASILDTLLQREAAPAGARVAVRGAVA
- a CDS encoding S9 family peptidase gives rise to the protein MPAMPHRPLPIERLYLAHEVTEPSFGDTSAEIFFVRRADARRSIARLRIDTGFAESLTTEPRPAGGIGYGGGVFAVRGATLVYAASDGRIHALDLETGAQHAVTPAYEGVAAPSFSPCGTMIAFLCEHGSRCNVLVADVDGRSLPIKVTDDPWYSFNPVFSPDGAHLAWQEWDQLDMPWDRSRLLVARLARPTDAASSCRELLPVTVVNTIARPDTSYSTPQWSPDGKHLAYVTDESGWRSVWVGGPRGERASRVETGEGEIGLPDWLPGRYSYRWSDDGSAIYAVRSRKSRDTLLRVAWPAGTVEEIASEAGDIQGLAARGHSLAYTAASPLQPARLVTRIAEGKGERPGPEAPRVPTMVGLVDRESLSNPDLVSWETKGGAACWGIFYRAAGPDAERTPRPLLVHMHGGPTSQVPFTWVGQAQYFATRGWHYLIVNHRGGTGYGRAYQDLLRNAWGVVDLEDARSGAEHAIRTLGADPKRVVITGGSAGGYATLWALTQQPDFWTAGVALCPLAHIYDAVVGAHRFERHYEESLLGRLPEAGPVWEERSPITHAHRVKAPLLLFHGMDDRAVPYQQSVDFRDAVKRHGGTVELVSYEGEGHVFAKEATRRDVIERMERFLEKHVLALQR
- a CDS encoding FAD-binding oxidoreductase; protein product: MSAPSLCVIGAGAIGASVAYHLAASGRRNVVLLDRSDAPGTGSTGAATGGFRAQFATPVNVRLSLLSRSKLLRFHEETGVDPGYLPAGYLWIARARAELEALRGALEVQRGGGLSEAREVSTEEIAKLNPWLRPDGILGGTFSPTDGFIRPRDILEGYLRGAARLGARIGWSTEVSAMTRRPDGGILAVTTSRGEIQVEAVVNAAGAWAASVAAMAGVDLPVAPLRRQVAATVPTDVLPPSTPMTIDVGDGFHFRARDGRVLFLLPTPGVPGRPYDVTVDPSWIDRVTEIARERVPALGGIAVDRAASWAGLYEMTPDKHAIVGAAEKCPNLYLVNGSSGHGVMHAPALGQILAEMIAGERTAIDVSALRPSRFREGAAVEAPELL